GAAAGATTATATTTTCTAATTTTATAAATCATTTTTGGTAATTACTAATAAGTCTGTTGAATATTTTAATTCTTTTTCAAACAAGATATCTTCATAAGTATAATCAGAAATAAAAGTATTATTGGATAAATCGATACTCTCAGATTTCATTGAACCTGACTTTATACTTTTTAACGATTCAAATAAAAATCTCTGCATTTTTAACAGAGTGATTCGAACAAAATCAGGATAAAAAAATAAAGTGGCTGGCAGGGTAATGTTTCTTTGTCTTTTTGTTCTTGCAATTTCCTCAAAGACCAGGTCACAGTCAGAACCTATTTTTAGGATCTCTACCGTGCTGAAATGATTTTCAAGAAGTTGTTTTAGGCTTTTATAAGAATATTCTTTTAGATGAAATATGTTCCACGGTTTCTGGATATAATTGAAAAGACGGTTTTTTCTGTCAGGTGTGGAAATAAGTAAAATTCCCTTTGGAGCTAACAATTTTTTTAACTGGGTAATATATTCAGAATCATTTTTAACATGCTCTATGACCTGAAAAGAAGTAATTACATCGAATTTTTCATTTCCCAATCCAGAATATGTAATAAAATCTAGATTAGGCGATATATATTCCTTCTTGGCAAAATCTACAGCTTCCTGACTTATATCGACACCAAATACATATTCTGCAGTTTCAGATAACATTTTAGCACCATAACCCGAGCCGCAACCAAAATCTAATACTTTTTTACCTGCTGTAAACTGTTTAGCATATTCATATGTTGCAACATGCACAAGGTGAAGGTACAATTCTGGTTTATTTTTAAAATCTTTATTTAAAATATGCCTTTCGCCCGTATCTTTCATAATACCGTTTTTAAAACAAAATTAATAA
The sequence above is a segment of the Chryseobacterium sp. JJR-5R genome. Coding sequences within it:
- a CDS encoding class I SAM-dependent methyltransferase, with product MKDTGERHILNKDFKNKPELYLHLVHVATYEYAKQFTAGKKVLDFGCGSGYGAKMLSETAEYVFGVDISQEAVDFAKKEYISPNLDFITYSGLGNEKFDVITSFQVIEHVKNDSEYITQLKKLLAPKGILLISTPDRKNRLFNYIQKPWNIFHLKEYSYKSLKQLLENHFSTVEILKIGSDCDLVFEEIARTKRQRNITLPATLFFYPDFVRITLLKMQRFLFESLKSIKSGSMKSESIDLSNNTFISDYTYEDILFEKELKYSTDLLVITKNDL